A genomic region of Prochlorococcus marinus XMU1405 contains the following coding sequences:
- a CDS encoding DUF5989 family protein has translation MESFLDLAKDIWDFLRIRKKYWLAPLIITIVLMGALIVFTQGSVVAPFIYSIF, from the coding sequence ATGGAAAGTTTTTTAGATCTAGCTAAAGATATTTGGGATTTTCTAAGAATAAGAAAAAAATATTGGTTAGCCCCTCTAATCATAACTATTGTCCTTATGGGAGCACTAATTGTTTTTACTCAGGGTTCTGTAGTTGCTCCTTTCATTTATTCTATTTTTTAA
- a CDS encoding SGNH/GDSL hydrolase family protein codes for MKNLQKNFLIAGITTLSILTPLYIFTLIELLSRPRNFEIQRIERNNRLKIEFPEKIRLAKKGFMPNFIPKKTRKFFIDNKFYPVGTLPYTKTSYCNEGYGVVSYKSDRFGLRNSDENWDLLNSSDTTYFVGDSYVAGACVNDEFTFPKVYEEISSDNVINLGSSGNTPYEYIAVLRQIVSPIIKTNNQNKKIVLVFYDNDNKPFNEKIEKQAFQSEEIAIISKDQSIQPKETYVKLLKKVIKENYPNNKIAIINKYKEEQEELKDKLNTYNFKNNFPYQFFTLVPLRIRINSLLNINQNNANKCIGGRDLCDLANSPSVKAIKTLKTICNQKDSCSPFVVYIPNSAYWRNNPLSSRYFKHIKDAARIHKITFIDSSKVIDKNSKNDYAPSGPHLSKEGYQKLARFLNKELNY; via the coding sequence GTGAAAAATTTACAAAAAAATTTTTTAATTGCTGGAATAACTACTCTATCTATACTTACTCCTCTTTACATCTTTACATTAATTGAATTGTTATCAAGACCAAGGAATTTCGAAATTCAAAGAATTGAAAGAAATAATAGATTAAAAATAGAATTTCCTGAAAAAATAAGACTTGCAAAAAAAGGATTTATGCCAAACTTTATTCCTAAAAAAACACGTAAATTCTTTATTGACAATAAGTTTTATCCTGTGGGGACTTTACCTTATACCAAAACTTCATATTGTAATGAAGGTTATGGAGTTGTTTCATATAAGTCTGATCGATTTGGTTTACGTAATTCAGATGAAAATTGGGACTTACTAAACTCTTCAGATACTACTTATTTTGTCGGAGACTCATATGTGGCAGGAGCATGTGTAAATGATGAATTTACTTTTCCAAAAGTTTATGAAGAAATTTCTTCCGATAATGTTATCAATTTGGGGAGTAGTGGAAACACTCCATATGAATATATTGCTGTTCTAAGACAAATAGTTTCTCCAATTATTAAGACAAATAACCAAAATAAAAAAATTGTTTTAGTTTTTTACGACAATGACAATAAACCTTTCAATGAGAAAATTGAAAAACAAGCTTTCCAAAGTGAAGAAATAGCCATAATTAGTAAAGATCAATCTATCCAACCAAAAGAAACGTATGTAAAATTACTTAAAAAAGTTATCAAAGAAAATTATCCTAATAATAAGATTGCAATAATTAACAAATATAAAGAAGAACAAGAAGAACTTAAAGATAAACTCAATACCTATAATTTTAAAAATAATTTTCCATATCAATTCTTTACTTTAGTTCCATTAAGAATAAGAATTAACTCTCTCCTAAATATTAATCAAAACAATGCTAATAAATGCATTGGGGGAAGAGATTTGTGCGATCTTGCCAATAGTCCCAGTGTTAAAGCTATTAAAACTTTAAAAACAATCTGTAACCAAAAAGACTCATGTTCTCCATTCGTGGTGTATATCCCAAATAGTGCTTATTGGAGAAATAATCCATTAAGTAGTAGATATTTTAAACACATAAAAGATGCTGCTAGGATTCATAAAATCACTTTTATAGATAGCTCAAAAGTTATAGATAAGAATTCCAAGAATGATTACGCACCTTCTGGTCCTCACTTATCAAAAGAGGGATATCAAAAACTTGCAAGGTTTCTAAATAAAGAATTAAATTACTAA
- a CDS encoding DUF3303 domain-containing protein: MNTYLVTATFKNVSLMGAAYDLFLKVIEDGTLNDEFEGFKVLGRYHASYSNNVYIIVQASAGIKMTEHFAPWKVKFDIDFDIKPVMTDDEKVAEHKLVGSLMAAEQKMGFTG; encoded by the coding sequence ATGAATACTTATTTAGTAACTGCAACTTTTAAAAATGTTTCTCTTATGGGTGCAGCGTATGATCTTTTTTTAAAGGTTATTGAAGATGGAACTTTGAATGATGAGTTTGAAGGATTCAAAGTTTTGGGAAGGTATCATGCCTCTTACTCAAATAATGTTTATATTATTGTCCAAGCTTCAGCAGGCATAAAAATGACAGAACATTTTGCTCCTTGGAAAGTTAAGTTTGATATAGATTTTGATATCAAGCCAGTTATGACTGACGATGAAAAAGTTGCTGAGCACAAGCTTGTTGGCTCATTAATGGCAGCAGAACAGAAAATGGGATTCACAGGTTAA
- a CDS encoding DUF3303 domain-containing protein, which produces MNTYLVTATFKNVALMGAAYDLFLKVIEDGTLNDEFEGFKVLGRYHASYSNNVYIIVQASAGIKMTEHFAPWKVKFDIDFDIKPVMTDDEKVAEHKLVGSLMSAEQKMGFTG; this is translated from the coding sequence ATGAATACTTATTTAGTAACTGCAACTTTTAAAAATGTTGCTCTAATGGGCGCAGCTTATGATCTTTTTTTAAAGGTTATTGAAGATGGAACTTTGAATGATGAGTTTGAAGGATTCAAAGTTTTGGGAAGGTATCATGCCTCTTACTCAAATAATGTTTATATTATTGTCCAAGCTTCAGCAGGTATAAAAATGACAGAACACTTTGCTCCTTGGAAAGTTAAGTTTGATATAGATTTTGATATTAAGCCAGTTATGACTGACGATGAAAAGGTTGCTGAGCATAAGCTTGTTGGTTCCTTAATGTCAGCAGAACAAAAAATGGGATTCACAGGTTAA
- a CDS encoding SxtJ family membrane protein: MLLRKETKKELREFGILIGFIFPILIGWILPFLTGHDFRKWTLLISIPFLMLGIIKPKLLLFPYRAWMKLGLSLGWINSHIILGIVHIFVLMPIAFFMKIFGYDPLRSKQLEINKNSYREVKRNTKIDLSRIF; the protein is encoded by the coding sequence ATGCTTCTGAGAAAAGAAACCAAAAAAGAACTACGAGAGTTTGGCATTTTAATTGGATTTATTTTTCCAATATTGATTGGATGGATTTTACCTTTTTTAACAGGCCATGATTTCAGAAAATGGACCTTATTAATAAGCATACCCTTTTTAATGTTGGGAATTATTAAACCAAAGTTACTTCTTTTTCCTTATAGAGCATGGATGAAGTTAGGTCTAAGCTTAGGTTGGATAAATAGTCACATTATTCTTGGCATAGTTCATATATTTGTTTTAATGCCTATCGCATTCTTTATGAAAATATTCGGTTATGATCCACTCAGGTCAAAACAATTAGAAATTAATAAAAATTCATACAGAGAGGTGAAAAGAAATACTAAAATTGATTTGAGTCGTATTTTTTAA
- a CDS encoding HupE/UreJ family protein: protein MFVLANVQIVKNVHHAKIINLNRKMNSKNFFHKNLKVSLIIFPVYLFFISIYNPVFAHHPFGMGESSTLTSWQGFISGIGHPLLGPDHLLFILAISLIGLRFPKKWILPLLGFGLIGSAIAQILSLPEFMIPYAEALVSLSLVLESLIILGYLPSSLLLPMISLHGYLIGGAIIGAEQSPLLSYFLGIFIGQGSLLLIVLYLSEHIGKILKNKNLVSGILIGIGAAFSWVALID from the coding sequence GTGTTTGTCCTTGCGAATGTACAGATTGTGAAGAATGTTCACCATGCAAAGATCATTAATTTAAATAGAAAAATGAATTCTAAAAATTTTTTTCATAAGAACTTAAAAGTCTCTTTAATAATCTTCCCTGTATATTTGTTTTTTATTAGTATCTATAATCCAGTATTTGCTCATCATCCATTTGGTATGGGTGAGAGTTCCACATTAACTTCCTGGCAGGGATTTATCAGTGGTATTGGTCATCCCTTATTAGGTCCAGACCATCTCCTTTTTATTTTGGCAATAAGTCTTATTGGATTGAGATTCCCAAAAAAATGGATATTACCTTTATTAGGTTTTGGTTTAATTGGAAGTGCTATTGCGCAAATTTTGTCATTGCCAGAATTTATGATTCCCTACGCAGAAGCATTAGTATCTTTAAGCTTAGTTTTAGAAAGTTTGATAATTTTGGGCTATTTACCTAGCTCATTACTTTTACCCATGATCTCTTTGCATGGTTACTTGATAGGAGGTGCAATTATTGGTGCTGAGCAAAGTCCTCTATTAAGTTACTTTTTAGGAATATTTATAGGGCAAGGATCTTTGCTCTTAATAGTCCTATACTTATCAGAGCATATTGGAAAAATTTTAAAGAATAAAAATTTGGTTTCGGGAATTTTAATCGGTATTGGAGCAGCCTTTTCATGGGTCGCACTTATTGATTAA
- a CDS encoding DUF3303 domain-containing protein yields the protein MLYVQHWSFKAGYHQKGAEKFLGGGGDYPGVEMIGRYHAPGSLEGWIVLKTDDPKAIYQHAAEWGEFLNWETTPVFTDEEAGPIVAKVYS from the coding sequence ATGCTTTATGTTCAGCATTGGTCATTTAAGGCCGGATATCATCAAAAAGGTGCAGAAAAATTTCTTGGTGGAGGGGGAGATTATCCTGGAGTTGAGATGATTGGAAGATATCACGCACCAGGATCTTTAGAGGGTTGGATAGTTTTAAAGACTGATGATCCAAAAGCAATATATCAACATGCTGCTGAATGGGGTGAATTTCTAAATTGGGAAACCACGCCCGTATTTACTGATGAAGAAGCAGGTCCAATAGTTGCCAAAGTTTACTCATAG
- a CDS encoding YbhB/YbcL family Raf kinase inhibitor-like protein: MNLKSFLIFGTILATPVSCLAEEFSISFEWGDIKKCNTGNPNRVSNPIFTLNNVPEGTKFLKFKMKDKNVPGFNHGGGKIEYFGENVIEPGAFIYKSPCPPGGTHTYEWTVTAQSKKSGGKLAVAKAKKKYP; this comes from the coding sequence ATGAATTTAAAATCATTTTTGATTTTTGGGACTATTTTGGCTACCCCAGTATCATGTTTAGCAGAGGAATTTTCTATTTCTTTTGAATGGGGAGATATAAAAAAATGTAATACTGGTAATCCAAATAGAGTATCAAATCCAATTTTTACTCTAAATAATGTCCCTGAAGGTACGAAATTTCTTAAATTTAAGATGAAAGACAAGAATGTACCTGGTTTTAATCATGGTGGAGGAAAAATTGAATACTTTGGAGAAAACGTTATAGAGCCAGGTGCATTTATATATAAATCTCCGTGCCCACCAGGCGGAACACATACCTATGAGTGGACAGTTACAGCTCAATCTAAAAAAAGTGGTGGGAAATTAGCGGTCGCGAAAGCAAAGAAAAAATATCCTTAA
- a CDS encoding DUF1651 domain-containing protein — protein sequence MEKFTLINKDRSRIKIFEPFEDVSEPSPSIDAMMISYGCVYKRSSKPVLKGSRVETIEAARKEYKQLLDEGWKKTSIFKGYF from the coding sequence ATGGAGAAATTTACTTTAATAAATAAAGATAGATCAAGAATAAAAATATTCGAACCTTTCGAAGATGTTTCCGAGCCTTCTCCCTCTATTGATGCAATGATGATTTCTTATGGTTGCGTATATAAGCGATCTAGTAAGCCAGTTTTGAAGGGAAGCAGAGTAGAAACTATAGAAGCTGCAAGAAAAGAATATAAGCAACTTTTAGATGAAGGTTGGAAGAAAACTTCTATCTTTAAAGGTTATTTTTAA
- a CDS encoding DUF3764 family protein — MSCSVTSVFTFKIESTFDEWAAIFDSAEADKRHSEFDIKPLFRGVSKEDPKKIIVIHQAPEGNVQKFVEANGDWMATHRVDLSTMEASSWTASLIKESCCD; from the coding sequence ATGTCTTGTTCAGTCACTTCCGTGTTTACTTTTAAAATTGAAAGCACTTTCGATGAATGGGCTGCGATATTTGATAGTGCAGAAGCAGATAAAAGGCATTCAGAATTTGATATTAAGCCTCTTTTCAGAGGAGTAAGCAAGGAAGATCCTAAAAAAATTATTGTTATTCATCAAGCGCCTGAAGGTAATGTTCAAAAGTTTGTGGAAGCAAATGGTGACTGGATGGCAACTCATAGAGTTGACTTATCAACAATGGAAGCATCCTCTTGGACTGCTTCATTAATAAAAGAAAGTTGCTGTGATTAA